A region of Pseudarthrobacter sp. NIBRBAC000502770 DNA encodes the following proteins:
- a CDS encoding YihY/virulence factor BrkB family protein, with protein MAMILWLQAKLNTLRPMRAFQHYNLQHGPLLSAGIGFRMFFSITGLLTTGFSVAGLVLRGQPALLDTIISSVATSAPGLLKVNGGEGLVDPKDLLDPNGLGWTALISAVVTVVTSLGWINGLRDGLRGVLQLPPLMVNPILMKLRDSGTLLLLGTALVISAGASLVFGTAAGWVSDFLHLSDALAGPLTTSVKIVVPLVLNWVTALVMFRLAAGLKLSRQALLEGTILAAVGTTVLQIFSTELLGGASRNPILAPFAIIIGLLIWFNLVSQVYLVSAGWSAVREADLESGSAPRKAILGARRATPQT; from the coding sequence ATGGCCATGATCCTGTGGCTGCAGGCCAAGCTCAACACCCTGCGCCCGATGCGCGCGTTCCAGCATTACAACCTCCAGCACGGCCCCTTGCTGAGCGCCGGCATTGGCTTCCGGATGTTCTTCTCCATCACCGGGCTCCTGACCACCGGCTTCTCGGTTGCGGGACTTGTCCTGAGGGGCCAGCCGGCCCTGCTTGACACCATCATCAGCAGCGTGGCAACAAGCGCCCCCGGACTTTTGAAGGTCAACGGCGGGGAGGGACTGGTGGATCCCAAGGACCTGCTCGATCCCAACGGACTTGGCTGGACTGCGCTGATCAGTGCCGTGGTCACGGTCGTCACGTCCCTGGGATGGATCAACGGGCTCCGGGACGGCCTCCGCGGCGTGCTGCAGCTGCCGCCGCTGATGGTCAACCCCATCCTGATGAAGCTGCGCGATTCCGGCACCCTGCTGCTGCTGGGCACCGCCCTGGTCATCAGTGCCGGCGCCTCCCTGGTCTTCGGCACCGCTGCCGGATGGGTCTCGGACTTCCTGCACCTCAGCGATGCCCTCGCCGGCCCCCTCACCACGTCCGTGAAGATCGTCGTGCCGCTGGTCCTGAACTGGGTCACGGCACTGGTCATGTTCCGGCTGGCCGCGGGGCTGAAGCTGTCCCGCCAGGCGCTGCTGGAAGGGACCATCCTGGCCGCCGTCGGCACCACCGTCCTGCAGATCTTCAGCACCGAGCTGCTTGGCGGCGCCAGCCGCAATCCCATCCTGGCGCCGTTCGCCATCATCATCGGCCTGCTCATCTGGTTCAACCTGGTCAGCCAGGTCTACCTTGTCTCCGCGGGGTGGTCCGCCGTCCGCGAGGCCGACCTGGAGTCCGGCTCAGCCCCGCGGAAGGCAATCCTCGGGGCCCGGCGGGCAACGCCCCAGACCTGA
- a CDS encoding succinate dehydrogenase iron-sulfur subunit, translating into MTAEIAEPASKVELPAGVGGAGEIPSFDVHLRVRRYNPEVSEEATWDDFHLTMYGTDRVLDALHKVKWETDGTLSFRRSCAHGVCGSDAMRINGRNRLACKTLLKDLDTSKPITVEPIKGLPVEKDLIVDMEPFFQSYREVMPFLINKGHEPTRERLQSAEDRERFDDTTKCILCAACTSSCPVFWTDGQYFGPAAIVNAHRFIFDSRDDAGDMRLEILNDKEGVWRCRTTFNCSEACPRGIQVTQAIAEVKQAILARKI; encoded by the coding sequence ATGACCGCTGAAATCGCTGAGCCAGCCTCAAAGGTTGAACTTCCTGCCGGCGTTGGCGGGGCCGGGGAAATCCCCTCGTTCGACGTCCACCTGCGCGTCCGCCGCTACAACCCGGAGGTTTCGGAGGAAGCGACCTGGGACGACTTCCACCTGACCATGTACGGCACGGACCGTGTCCTTGACGCCCTGCACAAGGTCAAGTGGGAAACGGACGGCACCCTGTCCTTCCGCCGCTCCTGCGCACACGGCGTGTGCGGCTCGGATGCCATGCGCATCAACGGCCGCAACCGCCTGGCCTGCAAGACCCTGCTGAAGGACCTGGACACGTCCAAGCCCATCACGGTGGAACCCATCAAGGGCCTCCCGGTGGAGAAGGACCTGATCGTGGACATGGAGCCCTTCTTCCAGTCGTACCGCGAAGTCATGCCCTTCCTCATCAACAAGGGCCACGAGCCCACCCGGGAGCGCCTGCAGTCCGCAGAGGACCGTGAGCGCTTTGATGACACCACCAAGTGCATCCTTTGCGCCGCGTGCACGTCATCCTGCCCCGTGTTCTGGACGGACGGGCAGTACTTCGGCCCCGCCGCAATCGTGAACGCACACCGCTTCATCTTCGACTCCCGTGATGACGCCGGCGACATGCGCCTGGAAATCCTCAATGACAAGGAAGGCGTGTGGCGCTGCCGCACCACCTTCAACTGCTCCGAGGCATGCCCCCGCGGCATCCAGGTCACGCAGGCCATCGCGGAGGTCAAGCAGGCCATCCTGGCCCGCAAGATCTAG
- a CDS encoding 2'-5' RNA ligase family protein — protein sequence MSSRNVTARGGACSAGQVERTLADRFEDESGHAAAADHEPARSDEISVGVILGFPDEIAGELQRWRASFGDPLAEVVPAHITLVTTTPTQDWEATRRHVREVARCQSPFMVTIAGTGTFRPVSPVVFIRVEDGFEHCVDLHRKLQQGPLHRELPFPYHPHVTIAHDVAPESLDEAETVLKNYKATFPVVSMGLYEHDAEGIWQLREELDFGTETDNHDGTRFTDAAADTTTEGA from the coding sequence ATGTCTTCGAGAAACGTCACCGCCAGGGGAGGTGCCTGCTCTGCCGGCCAGGTGGAGCGGACCCTGGCCGACCGCTTCGAAGACGAGTCCGGCCACGCTGCGGCTGCTGACCATGAACCGGCCCGCAGCGATGAGATCAGTGTGGGCGTCATCCTGGGCTTTCCAGACGAGATTGCCGGGGAACTGCAGCGCTGGCGGGCGTCCTTCGGCGATCCCCTGGCCGAAGTGGTGCCCGCGCACATCACGCTGGTGACCACCACCCCCACCCAGGACTGGGAGGCCACCCGCCGGCATGTCCGCGAGGTGGCCCGCTGCCAGAGCCCCTTCATGGTCACCATCGCCGGGACCGGAACCTTCAGGCCCGTTTCGCCCGTGGTCTTCATCCGGGTGGAGGACGGGTTCGAGCACTGCGTGGACTTGCACCGCAAGCTGCAGCAGGGACCCCTCCACCGTGAACTGCCCTTCCCTTATCACCCACACGTCACCATCGCCCACGATGTCGCCCCCGAAAGCCTGGATGAGGCCGAAACGGTGCTCAAGAACTATAAAGCCACCTTCCCGGTGGTTAGCATGGGACTCTATGAGCATGATGCCGAGGGCATCTGGCAGCTACGGGAAGAGCTGGATTTTGGGACCGAAACTGACAACCACGACGGCACCCGATTCACGGACGCTGCCGCGGACACCACAACCGAAGGCGCCTGA
- a CDS encoding sensor histidine kinase, whose product MQRRFRGPPTAVIVVVVAVIQVAGSAFASLRQPGHAPLDPLALALLLLGPAALAFRRRAPLVMLPVAAGATTAYLALGYGWGPVVLSFAMALILTAAAGKRAVAWSGAAAGILALFLAAARSGDEAAFVRAFAGSSWLAILVLVGEGVRFRGERVSERHRQAAAAEQAARDEYRLALARDIHDVVAHSLSLINVRASVALHLGEKDPAQFRPALETVKAASRESLAEVRQLLGVLREDAPLSPTTRPSLARVPEIVENARRAGLDVRLLAGPGSDHVPAAAQEAAYRIVQEALTNVVRHSGARSAQVSIHAANGELLVTIDDDGAGAGTAPEGNGITGMRERVAALGGILELGPAHSGTGWRVRAVLPLAARARQEPG is encoded by the coding sequence ATGCAGCGCCGTTTCCGGGGACCACCCACCGCCGTCATCGTGGTGGTGGTCGCCGTGATCCAGGTGGCGGGATCGGCGTTCGCCTCCCTGCGGCAGCCCGGACACGCGCCCCTGGACCCCCTGGCGCTCGCGTTGCTGCTGCTGGGGCCGGCCGCACTGGCTTTCCGCCGGCGCGCGCCGCTGGTGATGCTGCCCGTTGCCGCCGGGGCCACCACTGCCTACCTTGCCCTGGGCTACGGCTGGGGCCCGGTGGTCCTCTCCTTCGCGATGGCCCTGATCCTGACGGCGGCGGCCGGGAAGCGCGCTGTGGCATGGTCGGGAGCCGCCGCGGGAATCCTCGCATTGTTTCTTGCCGCTGCGCGCAGCGGCGATGAAGCGGCGTTCGTCCGCGCCTTCGCCGGGTCCTCATGGCTGGCCATCCTGGTCCTGGTCGGGGAAGGGGTGCGGTTCCGCGGCGAACGGGTTTCCGAACGGCACCGCCAGGCGGCCGCGGCGGAACAGGCTGCCCGCGATGAATACCGGCTTGCCCTTGCGCGGGACATCCATGACGTGGTGGCCCATTCGCTGTCCCTGATCAACGTCCGGGCCTCGGTGGCGCTCCACCTGGGCGAGAAGGATCCGGCGCAGTTCCGGCCTGCCCTGGAGACCGTCAAGGCAGCGAGCAGGGAATCACTGGCTGAAGTCCGCCAGCTGCTGGGCGTGCTGCGGGAAGATGCGCCGTTGAGCCCCACCACCCGGCCCAGCCTGGCCCGGGTTCCGGAAATCGTAGAGAACGCGCGGCGGGCCGGGCTCGATGTCCGGCTCCTGGCCGGCCCCGGCAGTGACCACGTTCCCGCTGCAGCCCAGGAAGCGGCGTACCGGATTGTGCAGGAGGCCTTGACAAACGTGGTCCGGCATTCCGGCGCGCGTTCGGCCCAGGTGTCCATCCACGCGGCGAACGGGGAGTTACTGGTGACCATAGACGACGACGGCGCCGGGGCCGGCACAGCGCCCGAAGGTAACGGCATTACCGGCATGCGGGAACGCGTGGCAGCTTTGGGCGGCATCCTTGAGCTGGGGCCGGCCCACTCCGGTACGGGCTGGCGGGTCCGTGCGGTCCTCCCGCTGGCCGCCCGTGCAAGGCAGGAACCGGGATGA
- a CDS encoding S9 family peptidase: protein MSRTEKVSFAGSTGEMLSGIIDLPEGPVKGWGVFSHGFTLGKDSPSASRMCKALADSGIGMLRFDNLGLGGSAGEWSAGSFSHKVADTVKAAEFMRGEGKEISLLVGHSFGGAAVLAAARDIPELDAVATVGAPFSPKHVAHVFDAALDRILNEGSAEVDLGGKRVEIRRHFVEDLENADLTDCIRQLHKPLMVLHSPTDNTVGIENASTIFQTARHPRNFVSLEGSDHLLTGKGQAARAARIIAAWADQYLDAASA from the coding sequence ATGTCCCGCACCGAAAAAGTGTCCTTCGCCGGCTCCACCGGCGAAATGCTGTCCGGCATCATTGACCTTCCCGAAGGGCCCGTCAAGGGCTGGGGGGTGTTTTCGCACGGCTTTACGCTGGGCAAGGACAGCCCCTCCGCCTCCAGGATGTGCAAGGCGCTGGCGGACAGCGGAATCGGCATGCTGCGCTTCGACAACCTGGGCCTCGGCGGGTCCGCCGGGGAATGGTCCGCGGGATCGTTCAGCCACAAGGTGGCTGACACGGTGAAGGCTGCGGAGTTCATGCGCGGAGAGGGCAAGGAAATCTCGCTGCTGGTGGGCCATTCATTCGGCGGCGCGGCCGTCCTTGCAGCTGCCAGGGACATTCCCGAACTCGATGCCGTGGCCACGGTGGGGGCTCCGTTCTCGCCCAAGCACGTGGCCCACGTGTTCGATGCCGCCCTGGACAGGATCTTGAATGAGGGCAGCGCCGAGGTGGACCTGGGCGGCAAGCGGGTGGAGATCCGCCGGCACTTCGTGGAGGACCTGGAGAACGCTGACCTGACGGACTGCATCCGGCAACTGCATAAGCCGCTGATGGTCCTGCACTCCCCCACCGACAACACCGTGGGGATCGAGAATGCGAGCACCATCTTCCAGACCGCCCGGCACCCCCGGAATTTCGTCTCCCTGGAGGGAAGCGACCACCTCCTGACCGGGAAGGGCCAGGCTGCCCGTGCAGCGAGGATCATCGCAGCCTGGGCCGACCAGTACCTTGATGCGGCCTCCGCCTGA
- the glyA gene encoding serine hydroxymethyltransferase, with the protein MTTTATSTTAVSNQPLAELDPEIAAVLEQELGRQRGTLEMIASENFAPRAVMEAQGSVLTNKYAEGYPGRRYYGGCEYVDVAEQLAIDRVKALFGAEFANVQPHSGAQANAAALSAMITPGDKILGLSLAHGGHLTHGMKLNFSGKLYNVAAYQVEEDNFRIDMDKLREQAIAEKPQVIIAGWSAYPRHLDFAAFRSIADEVGALLWTDMAHFAGLVAAGLHPSPVPHSDVVTSTVHKTLAGPRSGVILAKEQWAKKLNSSVFPGQQGGPLMHVIAAKAVAFKIAGTREFKERQERVLEGARIIADRLNQADVAEAGVSVLTGGTDVHLVLVDLRNSQLDGQQAEDLLHSVGITVNRNAVPFDPRPPMVTSGLRIGTPALATRGFGANEFTEVAEIIATALKAGASADVEALQSRVDKLAADFPLYPQHEQW; encoded by the coding sequence GTGACTACTACAGCCACCTCAACCACCGCCGTCAGCAACCAGCCGCTGGCTGAGCTTGACCCCGAAATCGCAGCAGTCCTTGAGCAGGAGCTTGGCCGCCAGCGCGGCACCCTGGAGATGATTGCTTCCGAGAACTTCGCGCCCCGCGCCGTGATGGAAGCCCAGGGCTCGGTCCTCACCAACAAGTATGCCGAGGGCTACCCGGGCCGCCGCTACTACGGCGGCTGCGAATACGTCGACGTTGCAGAACAGCTGGCCATTGACCGGGTCAAGGCCCTGTTCGGCGCCGAGTTCGCCAACGTCCAGCCGCACTCCGGCGCGCAGGCCAACGCCGCCGCGCTGTCCGCCATGATCACACCCGGCGACAAGATCCTGGGCCTGTCCCTGGCCCACGGCGGCCACCTGACCCACGGCATGAAGCTGAACTTCTCCGGCAAGCTGTACAACGTGGCCGCCTACCAGGTGGAGGAAGACAACTTCCGCATCGACATGGACAAGCTGCGCGAGCAGGCCATCGCCGAGAAGCCCCAGGTCATCATCGCCGGCTGGTCCGCCTACCCCCGCCACCTGGACTTCGCCGCGTTCCGCTCCATCGCCGATGAAGTGGGCGCGCTCCTTTGGACCGACATGGCACACTTCGCCGGCCTGGTGGCAGCCGGCCTGCACCCCAGCCCGGTCCCGCACTCCGACGTCGTCACCTCCACCGTGCACAAGACCCTGGCCGGTCCCCGCTCGGGCGTGATCCTTGCCAAGGAGCAGTGGGCCAAGAAGCTGAACTCCAGCGTCTTCCCGGGCCAGCAGGGCGGCCCGCTGATGCACGTCATCGCTGCCAAGGCCGTGGCCTTCAAGATCGCCGGCACCCGGGAATTCAAGGAGCGCCAGGAGCGCGTCCTGGAAGGCGCCAGGATCATCGCTGACCGCCTGAACCAGGCCGACGTCGCCGAAGCCGGCGTCTCCGTCCTCACCGGCGGCACCGATGTGCACCTGGTACTGGTTGACCTCCGCAACTCGCAGCTGGACGGCCAGCAGGCGGAGGACCTCCTGCACTCCGTGGGCATCACCGTGAACCGCAATGCCGTGCCGTTCGACCCGCGGCCGCCGATGGTCACCTCCGGCCTGCGCATTGGCACCCCGGCCCTGGCTACCCGCGGCTTTGGTGCCAACGAGTTCACCGAGGTGGCAGAGATCATCGCCACCGCGCTCAAGGCAGGCGCCAGCGCCGACGTCGAGGCCCTCCAGTCCCGCGTGGACAAGCTGGCTGCCGACTTCCCGCTGTACCCCCAGCACGAGCAGTGGTAA
- a CDS encoding bifunctional methylenetetrahydrofolate dehydrogenase/methenyltetrahydrofolate cyclohydrolase, with protein MAETTTAQILDGKATAAAIKAELTERVAALKAKGVTPGIATVLVGADPASQLYVSMKHKQSVQIGMNSIQRELPADATQEQVEALIDELNADPSCHGYIVQLPLPKHLDTDAILERIDPAKDADGLHPTNLGRLVLNVNNKITTPLPCTPRGVIELLERNGYSLAGKHVVVVGRGVTIGRSIGLLLTRREVNATVTLTHTGTTNLSELLRQADVIVGAAGVKHIVKAADVKPGAALLDVGVTRETDPETGKSRVYGDIDPAAAEVAGWISPNPGGVGPMTVALLMTNVVEAAERAAGVGE; from the coding sequence ATGGCTGAAACCACGACCGCACAGATCCTTGACGGCAAGGCCACCGCTGCTGCCATCAAGGCCGAGCTGACCGAACGCGTGGCCGCACTCAAGGCCAAGGGCGTCACCCCCGGCATCGCCACTGTGCTGGTGGGCGCTGACCCCGCCTCGCAGCTGTACGTCTCCATGAAGCACAAGCAGTCCGTGCAGATCGGGATGAACTCCATCCAGCGCGAGCTTCCGGCGGACGCCACCCAGGAACAGGTGGAGGCCCTCATTGACGAACTCAATGCAGACCCCTCCTGCCACGGCTACATCGTTCAGCTGCCGCTGCCCAAGCACCTGGACACGGACGCCATCCTGGAGCGGATCGACCCCGCCAAGGATGCGGACGGGCTGCACCCCACCAACCTGGGCCGGCTGGTGCTCAACGTCAACAACAAGATCACCACGCCGCTGCCGTGCACGCCCCGCGGCGTCATCGAGCTGCTCGAGCGCAACGGATACAGCCTGGCCGGCAAGCACGTGGTGGTGGTGGGCCGCGGCGTCACCATCGGCCGCTCGATCGGCCTGCTGCTCACGCGGCGGGAGGTCAACGCCACCGTGACCCTGACCCACACCGGTACCACCAACCTGTCCGAACTGCTGCGGCAGGCGGACGTCATCGTGGGTGCCGCCGGCGTCAAGCACATCGTGAAGGCCGCTGATGTGAAGCCGGGCGCTGCCCTGCTGGACGTCGGCGTCACACGGGAGACCGATCCGGAGACCGGCAAGAGCCGTGTCTACGGGGACATCGATCCCGCCGCCGCGGAGGTGGCGGGCTGGATTTCGCCAAACCCCGGCGGAGTGGGCCCCATGACGGTGGCGCTGCTGATGACCAATGTGGTCGAAGCCGCCGAACGCGCAGCAGGCGTCGGAGAGTAG
- a CDS encoding exodeoxyribonuclease III gives MSSALNKDHLRIASVNVNGLRAAYKNGMAAWLEPREVDILCLQEVRAPDAIVRELLGEGWHILHAEAEAKGRAGVAIASRQEPLETRNGIGDDYFATAGRWVEADFRVPDAAGNPVQLTVASAYVHSGEAGTPKQDDKYRFLDVMSTRLPELTKHSDHALVVGDLNVAHTPRDIRNSKGNLKKAGHLPEERAYFDRFFGEEIGWHDVHRNLAGDVDGPYTWWSWRGKAFDNDTGWRIDYHMATPGLAASAISAVVDRAASWDTRFSDHAPLVVDYQL, from the coding sequence GTGAGCTCGGCATTGAACAAGGACCACCTTCGCATCGCATCAGTCAACGTCAACGGCCTCCGGGCTGCCTACAAAAACGGCATGGCGGCGTGGCTGGAGCCGCGCGAAGTGGACATCCTCTGCCTGCAGGAAGTGCGCGCCCCCGACGCGATCGTCCGGGAGTTGCTCGGGGAAGGATGGCACATCCTGCACGCCGAGGCGGAAGCAAAAGGCCGTGCCGGCGTCGCCATCGCCTCCCGCCAGGAGCCGCTCGAAACCAGGAACGGCATTGGGGACGACTACTTCGCCACGGCCGGGCGCTGGGTGGAGGCTGATTTCCGCGTTCCGGACGCCGCCGGGAACCCCGTCCAGCTCACCGTTGCCAGCGCCTACGTGCACTCCGGTGAGGCAGGGACACCCAAGCAGGACGACAAGTACCGCTTCCTTGACGTCATGAGCACCCGGCTTCCGGAGCTGACCAAGCACAGCGACCACGCGCTGGTGGTGGGGGACCTGAATGTCGCCCACACGCCCCGGGACATTCGGAACTCCAAGGGCAACCTCAAGAAAGCCGGCCACCTGCCGGAGGAACGCGCCTACTTTGACCGTTTCTTTGGTGAGGAAATCGGCTGGCATGACGTCCACCGGAACCTTGCCGGCGACGTCGACGGGCCGTACACGTGGTGGTCCTGGCGCGGCAAGGCGTTCGATAACGACACCGGGTGGCGCATCGACTACCACATGGCCACCCCCGGACTGGCAGCGTCCGCCATTTCGGCCGTTGTTGACCGTGCAGCCTCCTGGGATACCCGCTTCTCCGATCACGCCCCGCTGGTAGTGGACTACCAGCTCTGA
- the trpS gene encoding tryptophan--tRNA ligase → MTTQTSSTAKKRILSGAKPTADSLHLGNYIGAVRNWVDMQAEYDAVFFIPDLHAITVDFDPAELARRTRIVAAQYIAAGIDPDKSIFFVQSHVPEHAQLAWALNCITGFGEASRMTQFKDKTQKSGADAATLGLFAYPTLMAADILLYQSDLVPVGEDQRQHLELTRNLAQRFNTRFGHTFTVPEATIVKESAKIYDLQNPSAKMSKTGESPNGAIQLLEDPKIAAKRIKSAVTDAGTDIRFDAEEKPGVSNLLTIYSSLTGKSVADLEAEYQGKMYGHLKVDLAEVVVDFITPLRNRTNELMADPAELDRLLALGADRAREIASATLGQVYQRMGFLPSLSLAGVR, encoded by the coding sequence ATGACCACCCAGACTTCCTCCACTGCCAAGAAGCGCATCCTTTCCGGCGCCAAGCCCACCGCGGATTCCCTGCACCTGGGCAATTACATCGGCGCTGTGCGCAACTGGGTGGACATGCAGGCGGAATACGACGCCGTCTTCTTTATCCCGGACCTGCACGCCATCACGGTGGATTTCGACCCCGCCGAGCTGGCCAGGCGCACCCGCATCGTGGCGGCGCAGTACATTGCCGCCGGCATCGACCCGGACAAGAGCATCTTCTTTGTCCAGTCCCATGTCCCGGAGCACGCGCAGCTTGCCTGGGCGCTGAACTGCATCACCGGCTTCGGTGAGGCGTCCCGTATGACGCAGTTCAAGGACAAGACCCAGAAGTCTGGCGCTGACGCCGCAACGCTGGGCCTTTTCGCCTACCCCACGCTGATGGCCGCCGATATCCTCCTCTACCAGAGCGACCTGGTTCCGGTGGGCGAGGACCAGCGGCAGCACCTGGAGCTGACCCGGAACCTCGCGCAGCGTTTCAACACCCGGTTTGGCCACACGTTCACGGTTCCAGAGGCCACGATCGTGAAGGAAAGCGCCAAGATCTACGACCTCCAGAATCCCAGCGCCAAGATGTCGAAGACGGGGGAGTCCCCCAACGGTGCCATCCAACTGCTGGAGGATCCCAAGATCGCCGCAAAGCGCATCAAGTCGGCAGTGACCGACGCCGGCACGGACATCCGCTTCGACGCCGAGGAGAAGCCCGGGGTTTCCAACCTGCTCACCATTTACTCGTCCCTCACCGGAAAGTCCGTGGCGGACCTTGAAGCCGAGTACCAGGGGAAGATGTACGGGCACCTCAAGGTGGACCTCGCGGAGGTGGTGGTGGACTTCATCACCCCGCTCCGCAACCGGACCAACGAGCTCATGGCCGATCCCGCCGAGCTTGACCGGCTGCTGGCCCTCGGCGCAGACCGGGCCCGGGAGATCGCCTCGGCCACCCTGGGCCAGGTGTACCAGCGCATGGGTTTCCTGCCGTCCCTCAGCCTCGCAGGGGTCCGCTAG
- a CDS encoding response regulator transcription factor gives MIRILLADDQNLIRAGFRALLDAEADMKVVAECGTGRDAVRLARQWQPDVVLMDIRMPDGDGLEATRQILSDPALPGTRVVMLTTFELDEYIAEAVRAGAAGFLVKDTEPAELLRAVRIVHDGDALLSPSVTRRIMAQLARHSRAAERPVALDRITDREREVLQLVGEGLNNAEIAGRLFITPLTAKTHVSRIMAKLMVRDRARLVVLAYESGLVRPGWAG, from the coding sequence ATGATCAGGATCCTGCTGGCCGATGACCAGAACCTGATCCGGGCGGGCTTCCGGGCGTTGCTGGACGCCGAAGCGGACATGAAGGTCGTGGCCGAGTGCGGGACCGGGCGCGACGCGGTCCGGCTTGCCCGGCAGTGGCAACCCGACGTGGTCCTGATGGATATCCGCATGCCGGACGGTGATGGCCTGGAGGCAACGCGGCAGATCCTCTCCGACCCTGCGCTGCCAGGTACCCGGGTGGTCATGCTCACCACCTTCGAGCTGGACGAATACATCGCCGAGGCCGTGCGGGCCGGCGCCGCCGGTTTCCTGGTCAAGGACACTGAACCGGCCGAGCTCCTGCGCGCCGTCCGCATTGTGCACGACGGCGATGCGCTGCTGTCGCCCTCGGTGACCCGGCGGATCATGGCCCAGTTGGCGCGGCACTCCCGCGCCGCCGAACGGCCCGTGGCACTGGACCGCATCACCGACCGGGAGCGGGAAGTCCTCCAGCTTGTGGGGGAGGGTTTGAACAACGCGGAAATCGCCGGGCGCCTGTTCATCACCCCGCTCACGGCAAAGACGCATGTCTCGCGGATCATGGCGAAGCTGATGGTCAGGGACAGGGCGCGGCTGGTGGTGCTGGCCTACGAATCCGGACTGGTCCGGCCGGGCTGGGCAGGCTGA